Proteins from a single region of Pyrus communis chromosome 6, drPyrComm1.1, whole genome shotgun sequence:
- the LOC137738166 gene encoding uncharacterized protein: MALEWVVLGYAAAAEAIMVLLLTIPGLDGLRKGLVTVTRNLLKPFLSVVPFCLFLLMDIYWKYETRPSCDGDSCTPSEYLRHQKSIMKSQRNALLIAAALIFYWLLYTVTHLVVRIEQLNQRVERLKNRD; this comes from the coding sequence ATGGCATTGGAGTGGGTTGTCCTTGGCTACGCCGCTGCCGCGGAGGCGATCATGGTGCTCCTTCTCACGATCCCCGGCCTCGACGGCCTCCGCAAAGGCCTCGTCACCGTCACCCGTAATCTCCTCAAACCGTTTCTGTCGGTGGTGCCGTTCTGCCTCTTCTTGCTCATGGACATCTACTGGAAGTACGAGACTCGCCCGAGCTGCGATGGAGACTCCTGCACTCCCTCGGAGTACCTCCGCCACCAGAAGTCGATCATGAAGAGCCAGCGCAACGCGCTCTTGATCGCCGCCGCACTGATCTTCTACTGGCTCCTCTACACCGTCACCCACCTCGTCGTCCGCATCGAGCAGCTGAACCAGCGCGTGGAGCGCTTGAAGAATCGCGACTGA
- the LOC137738089 gene encoding plasmodesmata-located protein 6-like has product MMSSGFVFLLTVSFLATPSSSATTSFVFSGCSQTKYLPGSPYESKVNSVLTSLVNSAMFSTYNNFTFPGSSSAGSQDILYGLFQCRGDLSSNDCSQCVTRAVSQLGTLCVNSCGGALQFEGCFVKYDDAAFLGVEDKTLVVKKCGPSNGFDSDALTDLDAVLANLGTGDGTYKPYRVSGSRNVRGVAQCVGDLSPSECQDCLSGAVGQLRSGCGTSSWGDIFLAKCYARYSESRYNSNDGHDHDDDDNDDDNNDDVDKTLAILIGIVAAAALLTVVVSHYWKKLDCHQKGCK; this is encoded by the exons ATGATGTCTTCTGGATTTGTTTTCCTACTCACTGTTTCCTTCCTCGCAACTCCATCATCCTCCGCAACCACCTCCTTCGTCTTCAGCGGCTGTTCCCAGACAAAATACCTTCCGGGTTCGCCCTACGAGTCGAAAGTGAACTCGGTCCTCACCTCCCTGGTCAACTCAGCCATGTTCTCAACCTACAACAACTTCACCTTCCCCGGCAGCAGCTCCGCCGGCTCCCAGGACATCCTTTACGGCCTCTTCCAATGCCGCGGCGACCTCAGCAGCAATGACTGCTCCCAGTGCGTCACTCGCGCGGTGAGTCAACTCGGCACCCTATGCGTCAACTCCTGCGGCGGCGCGTTGCAGTTCGAGGGCTGCTTTGTGAAGTACGACGACGCGGCGTTCTTAGGGGTGGAGGACAAGACACTGGTGGTTAAGAAATGTGGGCCGTCGAATGGGTTTGACTCGGATGCGTTGACCGACCTGGATGCCGTGCTGGCGAATCTGGGGACCGGAGATGGGACCTACAAGCCATACAGGGTTAGCGGCTCCCGGAATGTTCGGGGCGTGGCGCAGTGTGTCGGGGATTTGAGTCCGAGCGAGTGCCAGGATTGTCTGTCGGGAGCCGTCGGACAGCTCAGGTCCGGGTGCGGGACCAGCTCGTGGGGCGACATATTCTTGGCTAAGTGCTACGCGCGCTACTCGGAAAGTAGATATAACTCGAACGACGGTCATG ATCATGATGATGACGATAACGATGACGATAACAATGACGATGTTGACAAGACACTTGCAATACTCATCGGAATCGTAGCAGCCGCTGCACTGCTCACCGTAGTTGTTTCCCACTACTGGAAAAAATTGGACTGTCATCAAAAAG gttgtaaataa